One Candidatus Eremiobacteraceae bacterium genomic window carries:
- the trxB gene encoding thioredoxin-disulfide reductase produces the protein MSGDIRKIIIVGSGPAGLTAAIYAARANLKPLVFAGGLYGGQLMLTSDVENYPGFPEPITGPELMEKFRAQAARFGAEIHNEDITRVDFSGGRRRVWVHELEFESESIVVATGASALWLGLENETRLRGRGVSTCATCDGAFFKDKDILVIGGGDTALEEALFLTHFGSRVTVVHRRDQLRASKIMQDRAKKHPKINFVWNATIADVLGDRKVNGVVMRDTITGDLSERSADAVFVAIGHIPNTDVFSGHLALDEKGYILAPDGVRTNVEGVFVAGDVQDTQYRQAVTAAGLGCRAAMEAERYLEAREAQPAAIR, from the coding sequence TTGAGTGGCGACATCCGCAAAATAATCATTGTAGGCTCGGGCCCAGCCGGTCTCACCGCCGCGATCTACGCCGCCCGCGCGAATCTGAAACCGTTGGTCTTCGCCGGCGGATTGTACGGCGGCCAATTGATGCTGACAAGCGATGTCGAGAACTATCCCGGATTCCCCGAACCCATCACCGGTCCCGAATTGATGGAGAAGTTTCGCGCGCAAGCCGCGCGCTTCGGTGCGGAAATCCACAATGAAGACATCACGCGTGTCGACTTCTCGGGCGGCCGCCGCCGTGTATGGGTGCACGAGCTCGAATTCGAGTCGGAGTCGATCGTCGTGGCCACCGGCGCCTCCGCGCTGTGGCTCGGTCTGGAAAACGAGACGAGACTGCGGGGACGAGGCGTTTCCACATGCGCGACTTGCGACGGCGCCTTTTTCAAAGATAAGGATATTCTGGTCATAGGCGGCGGCGATACCGCGCTCGAGGAAGCGCTGTTCTTGACGCATTTCGGAAGCCGCGTCACAGTCGTGCATCGCCGCGATCAACTGAGAGCATCGAAGATCATGCAAGACCGCGCGAAAAAGCATCCAAAGATCAACTTCGTGTGGAACGCGACGATCGCCGATGTGCTGGGCGATCGCAAAGTAAACGGCGTAGTGATGCGGGACACAATAACCGGCGACCTTTCCGAACGATCCGCCGACGCGGTGTTCGTGGCCATTGGACACATACCGAATACGGATGTCTTTTCGGGACATCTCGCCCTCGATGAGAAGGGCTATATCCTCGCGCCCGACGGCGTGAGAACGAACGTGGAAGGCGTGTTCGTGGCCGGCGACGTTCAGGATACGCAATATCGGCAAGCTGTGACGGCTGCTGGACTCGGATGCCGGGCAGCCATGGAAGCCGAGCGTTATCTGGAGGCGCGCGAAGCGCAACCAGCCGCCATCCGCTGA